One window from the genome of Marinobacter sp. es.048 encodes:
- the recC gene encoding exodeoxyribonuclease V subunit gamma: MAALSTEPTEQRARIEPGFHAIHANHLEDLRRAVVYICRHNPMPPLESETFLVQSNGIAQWLKLALAEKRTEDGLEGGLGIAAGMDFLFPARFIWQAYRAVLPDGEVPEQSPFDKRRLVWRLYRLLPRLVGQDEAFTPLARFLEGNDPDLRNFQLAEKVADLFDQYQVFRADWLATWEQGKDVIITARAEEKPLDAETRWQPLLWRRLVEDVGAEAHTSRSQIHTRFMEQGQRLQAPANPSRLPTRIVVFGVSSLPRQALEALYVLSRFSQVVLSVHNPCQFYWADIISDRELLTAERKRGRTHPALSAIEDPDQLHQHANPLLAAWGKQGRDYIRLLDEFDNPDQYRGSFQTPDQKIDIFSDHGNPEAPRLLHQLQNDIHNLTPLQEIRQQRRQLDVQQDHSLAFHQAHSPQREVEILHDQLLAAFNVDPTLRPRDVIVMVPDINVYAPHIQAVFGRYQPGRKRHIPFTISDQGQRHHEPVLIALETLMSLPRSRFAVSEIISLLEVPGIRDRFGINEDEIPLARRWVEGANIRWGLHGQHRESLNLPAELERNTWQSGLRSMLLGYGMGDDEPWAGVEPFGEIGGLQASLAGRLNDFVHQLETLWQALQTNRTPDDWEHLFSEMLGQFFHRVEGSDLLLLNRFRRQLEQWLEDALAAGLEEQTLPLNIVKDLLLEGLDEGGLNQRFLAGKVNFATLMPMRAIPFRKVCLLGMNDGDYPRSRPPVDFDLMAQDYRPGDRSRREDDRYLFLEALLSAREQLYISWVGRSIKDDSERPPSVLVGQLQDHLDSLWSVAGQPETKVIQALTTQHPLQPFSRSYFPKANGLEEGGEGENSSPRPLAEVLEARRLFTYEREWRSAHGGEAAAQPQSALTYQAPEEPISLNDLAAFLKKPIDTFYQRRLQVRFEDVEDDDTDNENFELDGLDRWRLDNELIHDGLLKASSEEELHDRLQATLDRMARRGDLGMGVTEHRLRSELAGRLPDLFERYQNALADWPEAVAEPLPFDYRFESALGSVEIADLIDNLRCNAQGELCRLVVAGSSLLTGSGSSKKVRYANLMRDWLIHLAGQLGGQPFETLVLGKEEGRNFRFAPLHPEQARPIFEAVLTRWMEATTRALPIHCEAGFAWITSFYGGKKYVGDHERAVSEAEQAYTTALERDTGYLRGAFETPELLMASGEFEALLHQLYVPVWEAEQGKSAADQIGSVE; the protein is encoded by the coding sequence ATGGCTGCACTCTCCACCGAGCCCACCGAGCAACGCGCCAGGATCGAACCCGGGTTTCACGCGATCCACGCCAACCATCTGGAGGACTTGCGCCGGGCCGTTGTCTACATCTGTCGGCACAACCCCATGCCGCCACTGGAGAGTGAAACCTTCCTGGTGCAAAGCAACGGTATTGCCCAGTGGCTGAAGCTGGCGCTGGCGGAGAAGCGCACCGAAGATGGCCTTGAAGGCGGCCTTGGGATTGCTGCCGGTATGGATTTCCTGTTCCCGGCCCGGTTTATCTGGCAAGCCTACCGGGCCGTGCTTCCGGACGGCGAGGTGCCGGAACAGTCGCCCTTCGACAAGCGGCGGCTGGTGTGGCGGCTGTACCGGTTATTGCCACGCCTGGTGGGGCAGGACGAGGCCTTTACACCGCTGGCCCGGTTTCTGGAAGGTAACGATCCGGACCTGCGCAATTTCCAGCTGGCGGAGAAGGTGGCCGATCTGTTTGACCAGTACCAGGTGTTCCGGGCCGACTGGCTGGCTACCTGGGAGCAGGGCAAGGACGTGATTATCACAGCCCGGGCCGAGGAAAAGCCTCTGGATGCGGAAACCCGCTGGCAGCCCCTGCTCTGGCGCCGGCTGGTTGAGGATGTGGGCGCTGAAGCGCATACCAGCCGCTCGCAGATCCATACCCGGTTCATGGAACAGGGCCAGCGACTTCAGGCACCGGCCAACCCGTCCCGGCTGCCGACCCGCATTGTCGTCTTTGGCGTCTCCTCGCTGCCCCGGCAAGCGCTGGAAGCCCTTTACGTGCTGAGCCGGTTCAGTCAGGTAGTGCTGTCTGTTCACAACCCCTGCCAGTTCTACTGGGCCGACATCATCAGCGACCGGGAGCTGCTCACCGCAGAACGCAAACGGGGCAGGACCCATCCGGCACTTTCCGCCATTGAGGATCCGGACCAGCTGCACCAGCACGCCAATCCGTTGCTGGCCGCCTGGGGCAAGCAGGGCCGGGACTACATCCGTCTGCTGGACGAGTTCGACAACCCTGATCAGTACCGTGGCAGCTTTCAGACCCCGGACCAGAAAATCGATATCTTCTCGGACCATGGCAACCCGGAAGCACCGCGCCTGCTGCATCAGCTGCAGAACGATATCCACAACCTGACGCCCCTCCAGGAAATCCGCCAGCAACGGCGACAACTGGATGTGCAGCAGGATCATTCCCTGGCGTTCCATCAGGCCCACAGCCCCCAGCGGGAAGTGGAAATTCTGCACGATCAGCTTCTCGCGGCTTTCAACGTCGATCCAACGCTGCGGCCCCGGGACGTCATCGTGATGGTACCCGATATCAACGTTTACGCGCCCCACATCCAGGCCGTATTCGGCCGTTACCAGCCGGGCCGGAAGCGCCACATTCCCTTCACCATTTCCGACCAGGGCCAGCGCCACCACGAACCGGTGCTGATTGCCCTGGAAACCCTGATGTCACTGCCCCGCAGCCGTTTTGCGGTGAGTGAGATCATCAGCCTGCTGGAAGTACCCGGCATACGGGACCGTTTCGGAATCAATGAAGACGAAATCCCCCTGGCTCGTCGCTGGGTCGAGGGCGCCAATATCCGCTGGGGTCTGCACGGCCAGCACCGGGAAAGCCTGAACCTGCCCGCCGAACTGGAGCGCAACACCTGGCAATCGGGGCTGCGCTCGATGCTGCTGGGGTATGGTATGGGCGACGATGAGCCCTGGGCCGGTGTGGAACCCTTCGGCGAGATCGGCGGCCTGCAGGCCAGTCTTGCCGGCCGCCTGAACGACTTTGTGCATCAGTTGGAAACTCTCTGGCAGGCGCTGCAGACCAATCGCACACCGGACGACTGGGAACACCTGTTCTCAGAGATGCTCGGGCAGTTTTTCCACAGGGTGGAAGGCAGCGACCTGTTGCTGCTGAACCGTTTCCGCCGCCAGCTGGAACAGTGGCTGGAAGACGCCCTGGCAGCAGGCCTTGAGGAACAGACCCTGCCCCTGAACATCGTCAAGGATTTGCTGCTGGAGGGGCTGGATGAAGGCGGCCTGAACCAGCGTTTCCTGGCCGGTAAGGTCAACTTCGCCACCCTGATGCCCATGCGGGCCATACCCTTCCGGAAAGTGTGCCTGCTGGGCATGAACGACGGCGACTATCCCCGCTCCCGGCCGCCGGTGGATTTCGACCTCATGGCCCAGGATTACCGCCCGGGGGACCGCTCCCGCCGGGAAGACGATCGCTACCTGTTCCTGGAAGCCCTGTTATCCGCCCGGGAGCAGCTTTACATCAGCTGGGTAGGTCGCAGCATCAAAGATGATTCGGAACGGCCGCCGTCGGTTCTGGTGGGGCAGCTTCAGGATCATCTGGACAGTCTCTGGTCCGTGGCAGGGCAACCCGAAACGAAGGTCATCCAGGCACTCACTACCCAACACCCGTTGCAGCCGTTCAGCCGGAGCTATTTTCCGAAAGCCAACGGGCTGGAGGAGGGTGGCGAGGGGGAAAACAGTTCGCCCCGTCCCCTGGCCGAGGTGTTGGAGGCACGCCGGTTGTTTACCTACGAGCGGGAATGGCGCAGTGCCCACGGTGGCGAGGCTGCCGCGCAGCCACAGTCGGCACTAACGTACCAGGCACCGGAAGAGCCCATCAGCCTGAACGATCTGGCGGCTTTCCTGAAAAAGCCCATCGACACCTTTTATCAGCGCCGGCTGCAGGTGCGCTTCGAGGATGTTGAAGACGACGACACCGACAACGAGAATTTCGAGCTGGATGGTCTGGACCGCTGGCGCCTGGACAACGAGCTGATCCACGACGGGCTGTTGAAAGCCAGCAGCGAAGAGGAACTGCACGACCGGTTGCAGGCAACTCTGGATCGCATGGCGCGACGCGGCGACCTGGGTATGGGCGTGACCGAACACCGCCTGCGTTCCGAGCTGGCCGGGCGCTTGCCCGATCTGTTCGAGCGTTACCAGAACGCACTGGCTGACTGGCCGGAAGCGGTTGCTGAACCACTGCCCTTTGATTACCGGTTTGAAAGCGCCCTGGGTTCGGTGGAAATCGCGGATCTGATCGACAACCTGCGCTGCAATGCCCAGGGAGAGCTGTGCCGGCTGGTGGTGGCCGGCTCCAGTTTGCTGACCGGTTCCGGGTCCAGCAAGAAAGTGCGCTACGCCAACCTGATGCGGGACTGGCTGATCCACCTGGCAGGCCAGCTCGGCGGACAACCCTTCGAAACCCTGGTTCTGGGCAAGGAGGAGGGACGAAACTTCCGGTTTGCCCCATTGCATCCGGAACAGGCCAGACCGATTTTTGAAGCGGTGCTCACCCGGTGGATGGAAGCCACCACCCGGGCGTTGCCCATTCACTGCGAGGCCGGCTTTGCCTGGATCACCAGTTTCTACGGCGGTAAAAAATATGTCGGTGACCACGAGCGGGCTGTCAGCGAGGCCGAGCAGGCCTATACCACGGCTCTGGAGCGGGATACCGGTTACCTGAGGGGCGCCTTCGAAACGCCGGAACTGCTGATGGCCAGCGGCGAATTCGAAGCCCTGCTGCATCAACTCTACGTACCGGTTTGGGAAGCCGAGCAGGGCAAATCGGCGGCGGATCAGATCGGGAGTGTGGAATGA
- a CDS encoding VRR-NUC domain-containing protein — protein sequence MSPAKPQSTQLATADLDNPLYYLENMETVLGWVQSHHGDLLTAEELDRLASFHTLSMPARALLTRMVMRTGDLFRSDKLKYPELGVPEARALDEIMEAGWLDTDPLLSLDELFRLFTLGELRPAMGPLLKAAGEPANLPKGRMRDALLERFPDPLTVADWLGQHARPVIRLKTMALFDRVRLMFFGNLRQSWSDFVLVELGHQQYEPVTFTPDSRAFQQRSEVDLYLAMHQCREWLDQGVPAHEVWQAVPSPSNNAWLTSRRDRLLLELGRQAERQGERELALEAFASSGHREARLKQLRLLERMKRHQEAWAIASEWQNQELSDAETQGLARILKRLASRLGEIPPPPPEQPLIREITLTLPKPEVGSVEYAVRDHLYRDEAPVLYVENTLINGLFGLLCWQTIFAPVPGAFFHPFHVGPADLTREDFVSRRQASFEQCFAWLADGSYRKRILANYRAKQGTTNPFVIWPVITEELLSLALDCLPPADLERLFRRLLLNIREHRSGFPDLILFLPNAAEPNKRYEMIEVKGPGDRLQDHQIRWLEFFAVEGIPASVCYVRWQDSEAME from the coding sequence ATGTCACCGGCGAAGCCACAGAGCACACAACTGGCCACTGCGGATCTCGATAATCCGCTCTATTACCTTGAGAATATGGAAACCGTCCTTGGCTGGGTCCAGAGCCACCACGGTGACTTGCTGACAGCAGAAGAGCTGGATCGACTGGCCAGTTTCCATACCCTTTCAATGCCGGCCCGGGCCTTGCTGACCCGAATGGTGATGCGCACGGGCGATCTCTTCCGGTCGGACAAGCTCAAGTATCCGGAGCTCGGCGTACCAGAGGCCCGTGCCCTCGACGAAATCATGGAGGCAGGCTGGTTGGACACCGATCCCCTGCTCAGCCTGGATGAACTGTTCAGATTGTTCACTCTTGGAGAACTGCGTCCGGCCATGGGGCCGCTTCTGAAAGCGGCCGGAGAGCCCGCCAACCTGCCCAAGGGCCGGATGCGCGACGCCCTGCTTGAGCGATTTCCCGACCCTCTGACCGTCGCTGACTGGCTCGGTCAGCACGCCAGGCCGGTTATCAGGCTCAAAACCATGGCGCTGTTTGACCGGGTGCGTCTGATGTTTTTCGGCAATCTTCGCCAGAGCTGGTCCGATTTTGTGCTGGTGGAACTGGGCCATCAGCAGTATGAGCCGGTCACTTTCACACCGGATTCCCGGGCCTTCCAGCAGCGTTCCGAGGTCGACCTGTATCTCGCCATGCACCAGTGCCGGGAATGGCTGGATCAGGGCGTACCCGCCCACGAGGTTTGGCAGGCGGTTCCGTCGCCCTCGAATAACGCCTGGCTGACCAGCCGCCGCGACCGGCTGTTGCTGGAATTGGGCCGGCAGGCGGAGCGCCAGGGGGAACGGGAGCTGGCGTTGGAGGCTTTCGCCAGCAGCGGCCATCGGGAAGCGCGGCTGAAACAGCTCCGGTTGCTGGAGCGAATGAAGCGTCACCAGGAAGCCTGGGCCATTGCCTCCGAGTGGCAGAACCAGGAACTGAGCGATGCTGAAACCCAGGGTCTGGCGCGGATTCTCAAGCGGCTTGCGAGCCGGCTTGGCGAGATACCGCCGCCGCCTCCGGAGCAGCCGCTCATCCGGGAGATCACCCTCACCCTGCCGAAGCCAGAGGTCGGGTCGGTCGAATACGCCGTTCGGGACCACCTGTATCGGGACGAGGCGCCCGTGCTTTATGTGGAGAATACCCTGATCAACGGCCTGTTTGGCCTGCTCTGCTGGCAAACCATTTTTGCGCCGGTGCCGGGAGCCTTTTTCCATCCGTTCCATGTGGGCCCGGCGGACCTGACCCGGGAAGACTTCGTAAGTCGTCGCCAGGCTTCCTTCGAGCAATGCTTTGCGTGGCTGGCGGATGGCAGCTACCGGAAGCGGATTCTGGCGAATTACCGGGCCAAACAGGGCACCACCAACCCGTTCGTGATCTGGCCGGTCATCACTGAGGAACTGCTGAGCCTGGCGCTGGACTGTCTGCCACCGGCGGATCTGGAACGCCTGTTCCGTCGCCTGCTGTTGAATATCCGAGAGCATCGTAGCGGCTTTCCTGATCTGATCTTGTTTCTCCCCAATGCGGCTGAGCCTAACAAGCGTTATGAAATGATAGAAGTGAAGGGGCCGGGTGACCGCTTGCAGGACCACCAGATCCGTTGGCTCGAATTCTTCGCGGTTGAGGGTATCCCGGCCAGTGTCTGTTACGTGCGATGGCAGGACAGCGAGGCAATGGAATGA
- a CDS encoding DUF6482 family protein, with protein MHMDTGELKKHKHDTISLLEIVSMEGRYYMARFYLDGQGYVLTDPYDKPVMFTGACAVREHFHEYEVERTEVIPPTGTDEMIGMPDSGSETMRVPL; from the coding sequence ATGCACATGGACACCGGCGAACTGAAAAAACACAAGCACGACACGATTTCCCTGTTGGAGATTGTCTCGATGGAAGGGCGTTATTACATGGCGCGGTTCTATCTGGATGGTCAGGGCTACGTTCTGACGGACCCCTACGACAAGCCAGTCATGTTCACCGGCGCCTGCGCGGTGCGAGAACATTTCCACGAGTACGAGGTTGAGCGCACCGAGGTGATTCCGCCGACCGGAACCGATGAAATGATTGGCATGCCTGACAGCGGCTCGGAAACCATGCGGGTCCCTCTCTAG
- a CDS encoding SDR family NAD(P)-dependent oxidoreductase, translating into MWTLITGAGSGIGRALAIELSARGHDLILAGRTVSKLEEVATKLRVEAPDREVMTLEVDLADPESTRDLAQQVSDAVDRLSAFVYCAGVGEPAADFASLGLIDFQEALAVNVSAPMLLTQSLLPILRGGDPASRIVMIGAGMDKHAQPGTGSYGISKMALRRLVRQMSVEFDTMSDGPVVSLFQPGLVDTPGIRSHIEKAGKLNLPHAEWLANRLASGDCLSAEQAASAIVFTLNQIPESDFHGAVFNGADLVDSLSFAGS; encoded by the coding sequence ATGTGGACACTGATCACTGGCGCGGGGTCGGGCATTGGCCGGGCTCTGGCCATCGAGCTCTCCGCCAGGGGCCACGACCTGATCCTTGCGGGTCGCACCGTGTCGAAGCTGGAGGAGGTCGCGACAAAGCTCCGCGTGGAAGCGCCCGACCGTGAAGTGATGACACTGGAAGTGGACCTTGCGGATCCCGAAAGCACCCGCGATCTCGCGCAGCAGGTGAGCGACGCGGTAGATCGTCTTTCAGCGTTTGTGTATTGCGCTGGCGTGGGTGAGCCGGCTGCGGATTTTGCCAGCCTTGGGCTCATTGATTTTCAGGAAGCCCTGGCCGTGAACGTGTCCGCGCCCATGCTGCTCACCCAATCGTTGTTACCGATACTCAGAGGGGGTGATCCCGCGTCTCGAATTGTGATGATTGGTGCGGGTATGGACAAGCATGCGCAACCCGGAACGGGCAGCTATGGAATCAGCAAGATGGCGCTGCGTCGGCTGGTGCGGCAGATGTCCGTTGAGTTCGACACCATGTCGGACGGGCCGGTTGTCAGTCTGTTTCAGCCCGGGCTGGTGGATACACCGGGTATTCGGAGTCACATCGAGAAGGCCGGCAAGTTGAACCTTCCCCATGCGGAGTGGCTGGCCAATCGTCTGGCGTCGGGGGATTGCCTGAGTGCCGAACAGGCCGCCAGTGCCATCGTGTTTACGCTCAATCAGATACCGGAGAGCGATTTTCACGGGGCCGTGTTCAACGGCGCCGATCTGGTGGATTCGCTCTCATTCGCTGGAAGTTAG
- the folM gene encoding dihydromonapterin reductase, translating into MTAPILITGAGQRIGLAFARACLDRSQPIIVTYRTYRPAIDALQKAGAVCLHADLATNEGIDDFIQALKSRTDTLRAIIHNASDWIPESEDSDPADVMNAMMQIHVMTPYRINLACRSMLEQEGSTTDIIHMTDYVVEKGSAKHIAYAASKAALTNLTLSFARLLAPRVKVNAVAPSLIMFNQGDSQAYREKTLKKSLMGIEPGAEVAVATLQFLLDNPYITGRTLPLDGGRHLV; encoded by the coding sequence ATGACCGCACCCATCCTGATTACCGGCGCAGGCCAACGCATCGGCCTGGCCTTTGCCAGAGCCTGTCTTGACCGCAGCCAGCCCATCATCGTCACCTACCGCACCTATCGACCGGCCATCGACGCGCTGCAGAAGGCGGGGGCAGTGTGTCTCCATGCGGATTTAGCCACGAATGAGGGCATTGATGACTTCATCCAGGCCCTGAAATCCCGGACGGACACGCTACGTGCCATTATCCACAATGCGTCGGACTGGATACCAGAGAGCGAAGATTCTGACCCGGCAGACGTGATGAACGCCATGATGCAGATTCACGTGATGACACCGTACCGGATAAACCTCGCGTGCCGGTCGATGCTGGAGCAGGAGGGTTCGACAACCGACATTATCCACATGACCGACTACGTGGTGGAGAAGGGCAGCGCGAAGCACATCGCCTACGCCGCCAGCAAGGCAGCCCTGACTAACCTGACCCTGTCGTTCGCCCGTCTACTGGCACCCAGGGTCAAGGTGAACGCCGTGGCGCCGTCCCTGATCATGTTCAACCAGGGGGATAGTCAGGCTTACCGGGAGAAAACCCTGAAGAAGTCGCTTATGGGAATAGAGCCGGGGGCTGAGGTCGCTGTCGCCACGCTGCAGTTTCTGCTGGACAACCCCTATATCACGGGCCGGACCCTGCCCCTGGATGGCGGGCGGCACCTGGTTTGA
- a CDS encoding DUF4864 domain-containing protein, translating into MGHQHIVFGKWLIPVLLAFIGLAILGSPKSLASDKDAEIRDTILRQIEAFANNDEEQAWAHASEGIKRRFGSSQVFVDMVREAYPAVHNATAIEFTQRVPHGAFEIQVVRLQGPEGKRWDAYYRMVLTEGAWKVAGVRLQPAELGI; encoded by the coding sequence ATGGGTCACCAACACATCGTTTTCGGAAAGTGGCTGATTCCCGTGCTTCTGGCTTTCATAGGTCTGGCGATTCTCGGGTCTCCAAAGTCTTTGGCCAGCGACAAAGACGCAGAAATCCGCGACACCATCCTGCGCCAGATCGAAGCGTTTGCGAACAACGACGAGGAGCAGGCCTGGGCCCACGCCTCCGAGGGTATCAAGCGTCGATTCGGGTCGTCACAGGTGTTTGTCGATATGGTTCGGGAAGCCTACCCGGCGGTGCACAACGCCACGGCCATCGAATTTACTCAGCGAGTGCCCCACGGCGCCTTTGAAATCCAGGTGGTGCGGTTGCAGGGGCCGGAAGGCAAACGGTGGGATGCCTACTACCGGATGGTGCTCACTGAAGGCGCCTGGAAAGTGGCCGGCGTAAGACTCCAACCGGCCGAGCTGGGCATTTAA